The following nucleotide sequence is from Chondrinema litorale.
TTAGGAAATTGTTCATCTACATGTAGATCAGTGATATATGCAATTTTTTGATTCATAGTACTTGTACATTAGATGATTATTTGGATAGAATTATCGCTAAAAACAATATAGTGTTTTATATAATACTCGCCCAAAAATAAGTGGTGATTTTCACTTAATATAAAACTCTTTATCACTAGAATTAACTTCTTACACTCAGACATTCTTTATTGATTACTCTCCTATTTCACATAAATCCCACTTGTATCCTACTACAATACCCTTACAGATTTCTACAATAGAACATATATATAATATCCCTTTATGTTAACAACCTCCTTCCATACAAGGAACATCTGTTTAAATAATTACGATTAATCACTTATATACCTAAAAACAACTATTTTTTTTACAAATAAGTTGTGGAAATACTTTTTGTAACCTAATATTGCGACACCCATCTCTGAATCATAAATCAAATACTTATTGTTAATAAGTAATACTACTACTACAAATCGTTTTGATGCATCAAGAAGATTTAATCTTACTTACATAGGATCACTTTTGTATTCTATATAAAATGTTTGTGCATTGTTTCTTTCTAGAGCTAATGTACTAGTACTATGTATGGTTTTTCGATTCTTATATTATTTAAATTACATTAAAATGAATTTCACCTTTTACTTAGACAAGAATAAACTTGCATATATTCTACTTTACTTTATAATAACTTTATTATTTTCTTTTAATATTCATGCTCAAAACAACATAGATGTATTAAAAAAAGCCTATAAAAGATTAGATAGTGTAGAAGTAAACTCCTTTCAATCTGAGCACTTTTTTAACAAAGGTTTTTTCTTCGGTCAAGGTTTGGATCCCTATATTAAATTCGCTGAAACTCCTACAAACAATAATTTTATTATTTCTACCCCATCTAAATGGAAGAAATACTACAAAGGAGTCTATAAAGCCGGAATTAAGGATAAAAAAGATCAAAATTTAAAAGATATTTCTTCCATTATAGACTCTTACCCAAATGATGGCAATGTAATACCTATTGCTATTCTACAAGCTGAAGGTGAATGGTTGGAAGAATATGATATTGATGAAAATATAAAAGCTAAAAAGAAAGGATATCAGCTTTCTAAAGAATATAAAAAGTTCAATATTTTTAGCGCTAGTGTACTAAAGCAGAAGGTTTACGATGCTGATGTTTCTTTTGAAATTGTACCAGAACTATTTGAAATAAGAAAAAAGGCTAATGTGAAAAATCTTAGTATTGACTTAGCAGATGGCCAAGGCTTTAGAGAAATAAATTCGGGTGATGTAATTAATACTTCTTATAATTCAATTGGAGAAAAAGCCATTGCTGTAAAATTTGAGTTATCTGATGATGAATTTATTAGCTATAGCATAATTGATGTAGTGACATTAGAAAAAGAATTACCCGATCTAACATTTGATTTAACGACTAATTTTTCTAATAACAGAACAAACAGTTTAAGTGGAGGAACAGCTGAACTATTTAATGGATGTGATGACATTTTTGATAAACCTGTTATTATAGTTGAGGGCTTTGACCCAAATAATGAAAGATCTATTTTAGATATTAATGATACTTACAGAGATGCACTAATTGAAGAATCTTTTAGAGCGAATGGATATGATGTTATTTATCTGGATTTTGATAATGGAGGTGCTGATATAAGAACAAATGGGCAAGTATTACAAGATTTAATAGTAGATGTAAATACTCAAAAGTCTGGCAATAGCTCTATAATAATAATAGGTGAAAGTATGGGAGGTTTAGTAACTCGTTGGGCACTTACAGATATGGAGCAAGATGGCATAATACATAATGTTAGTCATTTTATCAGTTTTGATTCACCTCATTTAGGAGCAAACATACCTGTAGGTTTTCAAGACTTAGTAGAAGACATGTCTGATGTTGATTTTTTTGAGCTGTTTAATGTGGAGGAGGAGGAGATAAATAAAGCATTAACAAGTTTAAATAGTACTGCAGCTAAACAAATGCTTTTACGATATAAAGGAACAAGTCCACATTCTGAATTCACAAGTTTACAAAATGAGTTGGCCTCTCTAGGTTTTCCTCAACAAAATAACATAAGAAATATCAGTATCATTAATGCTTCTGGAACTGGCTCAAACCAAGAACCAGTTGATGATTTTAGTCCAAATGATCCTATCTATTCAGTTGATTTTATTTCTATTGCAAGTCTATTAATCGATGTTAGGACTAATCAGATAAATGGTAGTACTAAAACGTCTGCATTGTGGATTTTGACTGGTGATTTACCAACTACTATAAAAGAACATACATATAGCTTTGATTCATTCAATTATGATATAGCTGCTGGTGGTTTTCAATCATCAAACAATTACGAAGTTGAACTAGGGAATTTTTTACAGGCAATAAATATAGCTGATTGGTTCGGAGATGATTCCTATAATTATGGTCGAGGAAATTTTAGTTTTGTACCCCTGTTTAGTAGCGTTGCATCAACAGCTACATTAAATAGCCAAGCAGATTTAAATATTTCGTAAGTCAACTCATAAATAATAACTTGACCCCCTTTGATGCTATTTATTCTGATGATGAAAATTCTAAACATGTAATAGCTGAAGAAATTAGTGATGTTTGGGAGGAACTACTAGATACTGAATTTGGAATTCCATTAAATTGGGCATGCCAAGTAAGTAATGGAACTAATCCAGCTGCTCCGATCCCCTATTTTAATACTAGTAAATGGTATATGTGCGAATTGGAAACAAGAAACTTTTGGTTACAAAATCCTTCAGAAATCTCAAATTTATATATAAATACATGGACCTCAACTGGACCAAGAAATACATCTGGTACTGGCGAAACTTTTTATATTTATAGATTTACTCCTGTAGGTGTTTACACTATTAATGTAACTCGAAGTTTTAATCCAGATACTGATGAGGTTGTAGGTCCATCTAGTAGTTATAGCAGAGTATTTACTGTATATTCAGAAGATCATAGTACTTATGGTTGTAATGAAGGAGATGATGGAGGGGCTATTAGAAGGCTTTCAGCTGAAAATACTGCGGATTCAACTATTAATATAAATTCTATTAGCACTTGGCCTAACCCTGTAGTAAATCAACTTAATGTAAGCTTTCAAGTAAAAGAAGCTGGTAATTTATCTATTCAATTAATACCGATCATCAATGTAAATCATCCTAATATTACTATTACCAACAGTTATCGACCTATAGGAAATTATCAAGAAACATTTTATACTTCTGGCTTGCAGCCTGGCATGTATCTGTTGCAGATTACAGTAGCTGATCAAACATATCATCAGAAAATTTTTTTAAAAAACTAAAATTATGAAAAGATATATCATATTTTGTTTCATTGTTTTACTATATAGTTGTGAAGATGAAGTAATAGGACCAACTTCATTTGAAGGTAAGGTGGTTTACGCAGATGATGAGACTCCTTTTAACACTGGTTATATTAATATTGGATCAAATCAATATAGAGTAGGTACTCCGGATCTTTTAGATTTTAAAAGAGTAATAATTTCAGATGATGGTTCTTTTAACGTTGAGTTTGAGCAAGATGAAAATATTGATTATTTCGATATAGAAATAGAAGTTATCACATATGTTGATTCTATAGGTTTTATTTACTCTGGGAATTATCTGCAAAGTTCAGGGTTAGATTGTACTCCTTATAACTGTGATGAAATTGAACCTGGTAAAGACTATAAAAACTTACTTATTAAAGTGCCTAGATGAAAATTAGCTAAAATCCACCCCACCCTATTTATAAGAATTATAAATAGGGTGGATGTTTTATTTATGTTTCTTATAATGTTATATAATCCCTAGCTATGTTAAATCACAACTTTCTCTATCCCCTTCCCTACTTTTCTAAAATACTATTCTCCTCTAACCATCCTTTTAAAAAAAATTTAGCCTCCTCTACAGCCTATTTTCTATGGTCATTTTCACCGATTCCTGTAACTTTCAATCCATCCAAATTTTATTCTGAACCTATCATTTATTTTATTTGACAATTATTTACCTTTTCAACTATCTTTAGTTTATGGACAACTTTGATGATCTACCTTATGAAGAAAAAGTTTTTACCCTAGTGAAAAATGGGGCTTTTATTAATTCTATCAATTATTACAATCAAAAAGTAGATCTTTACCATATGAATGGAATTTTTGTTGAGGTTTTCTATCATCCTGTCTCTTCTACAATTCATGAAATTGCCACTGCTGAACCTAAAAGGTTACATCTTTATTCACCTGTCGATCTAAACCAAAGTTAGAGCCTATAATAACAACATTTACTTCCCTAGTTTTTTTCTTACTTTTTCCAGCTCTTTGCCAATTGATATCACTTCCTCTTGCTGCGACTTTGTTGCTTTTAATCTATACTTTTTGGTTAATGCTGTTAATATTTCTAGTAATTCTTTTTCTCGGCTTTCTAATGACAAATTTCCCATAGCTATCTTTTTTAAAAAAACGAGAGTTAAAACTCTCGTTTAAAATTAGGTACTTCTGCTAAAATAATCATTTAGAGCGTGGCTAAAATCTTCTATGGTAAGAAATTCTATTACACTACCTTTTAGATACTTTTTGAAAATGCCAGCACTATAAACTGCTTCCACCAAATAATAGAAATATGTTGGTAATAAGACTGATTGATCTACGAGTACACCAAAACAATTTGCAGATGGGGTTTTCATAGGCTTGCCTGCATTGGAGCCTTTTGACTGGATGTAAAAATCGGCTTCAAGAGTAGAATCTGGGTGATAAGTGTGTAAAACAAACATAACAATGGGGGTTAGTGTGAACAAAAAATTTGCTCACTTCCCCGACTAATAGCTGGACTTCATGCAAAAGGAAACTAATTAAATCTTTATGGGGTAGTCTTTTGCTAATTGTCCTGCTATTGGTCAAACTTTGTTACATTTTTTCGAATAATCTGTGCGCTCGATTGTTACTTTATTATTTTTTTAATTCATACATATACACTTGTACAAATTGGGATAATGATATTTTGCTAGTAGTTTGAACTTTATCAGAAAATATTGATTAATTTAATGTGTAGTCCCCAGTTTGTAGCTTTAAAGTAAAAGTTTAAGAATTTAGATAAATGAGTCAAGTAACTTCCTGCAAAATTTTCCTATCTGTGTACAAATAAAGCACTAAAGCACTTCTATTTAGTATTTTTATGCTTTTTAAGCATCTATTTATGAGAAATCGAGTAGTTCAGTGACTGTTGAAGAGTAACGCCTAAAATTAGCTTAAATATAGCCACTTGTTTTTTCTAGAAATATTTAAAACAAAATTATAAAATAAAAAACGACCACTATTTACGTTTTTTCTTATTTTCTCTTTTTATATGTTTTAACGTTTTAATGGCTCATAAAATATTGATATACAGTGTGTTATATGTATTGAAAGATACACATTGGGTACTTAAAGCTACAGATAGGGTCTTTAAAGCTACATTTGGGGTTATTATCACTACAGATAGGGTACTTAAAACTACTAATAGGGTCCTAAGACTACAAAATGGGTTATATAGCTACAAATTGGGTCCATTTATTAAATAAAGCGGTTTATGAAGCTATAGGAAGCCTACAAAATGATAATATTCGATTTATAAACTACACATTGGGTACTTAAAGCTACACATTGGGTCCATTCATTTGATTAATCTTTTACATATAAAGTTATACTTTATATAACAATCGTTAAAAATTTGATTATTAATACTTTAATTGCATTTTTTAGCACAAAAGCTACGGATAGGGTACTTAAAGCTACAGATTGGGGAATTAATTTAACTTATAGCTATAGAATTAATATAAAATCAATAGATACATTAAAATTTTGTTGTAGCTTTAAGCATATTTTTTAACTATGAATCAGCAAAATAAAAATACTTCTTCCAAGCAAAAAACAGTTTCCAGATCGCTGGTTGTTAAAAGTAATGATCTCATTAATGCGAGGTTTAATCTTTCTGTAGCTGAAACTAGAATTATTCTCCTAATGGTTGCTCAAATCAATATGGATGATGAAGACTTTAAGACTTACAAAGTTCGAATAAAGGATTTTATGGAAAGTGCTGGAATTAGTTCAAATACTAAGAATGTATATAGTCGGGCTAGGGAGTACACAAAGAAGCTTATGAAGCGAGTCTTGGAGATTCCTAAAGAAGATGGAACTTGGTTACAAGTAAGTTTTATAAGTAGTGCGGAATATCCAGCTGGTCGTGGTTATGTTGAGTTGCAGTTTGACCCTAAGCTGAAACCATATTTGATAAAGTTGAAACAGCGCTTTACTACTTATGAAGCGCAAAATGTTTTATCGTTAGGTAGTTTTTATTCTATAAGATTATATGAACTTTTAAAGCAATATGAAAAAATAGGAAAAAGAACGATTGGTGTTGATGAGTTGAAAGATTTATTGGGTATACTGGATAGCTATAAAAGTTATTATCTTTTTAAACAAAGAGTAATTGAACAAGCTAAAAAAGAACTTGATGAAAACTGCGATATTACTTTTTCTTATAAAGAAATAAGAATGGGTAGAAAGGTTGTAGAAATTGAGTTCAATATTATAAGACAGCCAGATGTATTTGATACGAGGAATGATTCTAGTGAAATTATTACCTCTCCCCTACTCGATGATAAAAATACAATTTTGACAGAGTTACAAGAAATAGGTTTTACTAAATCTCAAGTTGAAAAATCTATAGAGAAATACAAAGATCAATTAGACGAATTAGGAAGTTTAATCCAAAGTTGTAAGGCTAAACATAAATCCGGTAAAATAGAAAATTTGGCTGCATACATTTGGGATGTGGTTAAGGTGGGTGGTAAAGTTAAACCTTCAGAAAAAACTAAGACTAAATCTGCTGAGAAGAAAAAGAAACTCACAGGTGATGAACAATCATCAGATGAAAAGAAAATAATTGCAGAGTGGGAGAAAGAATACGAAAGTGCAATAGCGGAAAATAATGAAAAATATGCAGATGAAAGTAGCGAATATCTTCTCAAGTTTGAGGAGTATGTTAGAAAGAATATGGGGTTAAGAATTATGCTTATTAAGGAAGGTAAGCTTAATAAAAAACATTCCATGTTTAGATATATGCTAGGTAGCTTTATCGCTGAATCTTTGGAAAAAAATTTACCTGAGTTTCCTAAATGGGTACAGCAAGTAAAGGGATATCATATAATAGAAGATAAAGGGGCTCCCGGCTCATATAGAATTAATGCAAAGCAAGCTTCATTATTTAAATAATTATGGAAGATAAATTCTAAAATATCTTCTTGAAAAATGAATAATATGTACTTTTACAACTGGTAATTAATTAAAAACTTATGGCAACTCAGATCATAGCGGTAGCAAATAATAAAGGTGGAACAGGTAAGACTGCAACTACAATAAATTTAGGCAAAGGTCTTGCGATAAAAGGGAAGAAAGTATTGTTAATTGATAATGATCCACAAGCTAACCTAAGCAGTAGATTAGGTATTAGAATAAAAGCAGATACATCAACAATTTATGATGTATACAAAGAAAATGCATCATTACCTATTGTAAAGGTAGAGGAGTCTCTACATGTAACTCCATCATCAAGAAAGCTTGAAACCATACCTGGAATTTTAGCTGAAGTATCAAGAAATAATTATCGTTTAGCTGATGCTCTAGAATTAGTAAGTCAAGCTTATGATTATATTTTAATTGATTGCCCTCCTGCTACTGGTTTGCTAACTGCAAACGCCCTTTCGGTAGCAAATTTAATTATTGTTCCAGTTACTGCAGGAGATAGAGATGCAATAAAAGGTATGGTTAATATTAGTGGCTTAATAAAAAAATTCTTAGAAGAAGGAGTTAATCCTGATTTGCAAGATTTAAGAATTTTAGTAAACTC
It contains:
- a CDS encoding lipase family alpha/beta hydrolase, with amino-acid sequence MNFTFYLDKNKLAYILLYFIITLLFSFNIHAQNNIDVLKKAYKRLDSVEVNSFQSEHFFNKGFFFGQGLDPYIKFAETPTNNNFIISTPSKWKKYYKGVYKAGIKDKKDQNLKDISSIIDSYPNDGNVIPIAILQAEGEWLEEYDIDENIKAKKKGYQLSKEYKKFNIFSASVLKQKVYDADVSFEIVPELFEIRKKANVKNLSIDLADGQGFREINSGDVINTSYNSIGEKAIAVKFELSDDEFISYSIIDVVTLEKELPDLTFDLTTNFSNNRTNSLSGGTAELFNGCDDIFDKPVIIVEGFDPNNERSILDINDTYRDALIEESFRANGYDVIYLDFDNGGADIRTNGQVLQDLIVDVNTQKSGNSSIIIIGESMGGLVTRWALTDMEQDGIIHNVSHFISFDSPHLGANIPVGFQDLVEDMSDVDFFELFNVEEEEINKALTSLNSTAAKQMLLRYKGTSPHSEFTSLQNELASLGFPQQNNIRNISIINASGTGSNQEPVDDFSPNDPIYSVDFISIASLLIDVRTNQINGSTKTSALWILTGDLPTTIKEHTYSFDSFNYDIAAGGFQSSNNYEVELGNFLQAINIADWFGDDSYNYGRGNFSFVPLFSSVASTATLNSQADLNIS
- a CDS encoding DUF6943 family protein — its product is MFVLHTYHPDSTLEADFYIQSKGSNAGKPMKTPSANCFGVLVDQSVLLPTYFYYLVEAVYSAGIFKKYLKGSVIEFLTIEDFSHALNDYFSRST
- a CDS encoding replication initiation protein encodes the protein MNQQNKNTSSKQKTVSRSLVVKSNDLINARFNLSVAETRIILLMVAQINMDDEDFKTYKVRIKDFMESAGISSNTKNVYSRAREYTKKLMKRVLEIPKEDGTWLQVSFISSAEYPAGRGYVELQFDPKLKPYLIKLKQRFTTYEAQNVLSLGSFYSIRLYELLKQYEKIGKRTIGVDELKDLLGILDSYKSYYLFKQRVIEQAKKELDENCDITFSYKEIRMGRKVVEIEFNIIRQPDVFDTRNDSSEIITSPLLDDKNTILTELQEIGFTKSQVEKSIEKYKDQLDELGSLIQSCKAKHKSGKIENLAAYIWDVVKVGGKVKPSEKTKTKSAEKKKKLTGDEQSSDEKKIIAEWEKEYESAIAENNEKYADESSEYLLKFEEYVRKNMGLRIMLIKEGKLNKKHSMFRYMLGSFIAESLEKNLPEFPKWVQQVKGYHIIEDKGAPGSYRINAKQASLFK
- a CDS encoding ParA family protein yields the protein MATQIIAVANNKGGTGKTATTINLGKGLAIKGKKVLLIDNDPQANLSSRLGIRIKADTSTIYDVYKENASLPIVKVEESLHVTPSSRKLETIPGILAEVSRNNYRLADALELVSQAYDYILIDCPPATGLLTANALSVANLIIVPVTAGDRDAIKGMVNISGLIKKFLEEGVNPDLQDLRILVNSYKKNHSVDQATEMTLQSHYQDNLLRSVIRENTQIKQSEWRNTTVFEHSPKSSAVKDYTKLTEEVLSLVS
- a CDS encoding T9SS type A sorting domain-containing protein, whose amino-acid sequence is MTPFDAIYSDDENSKHVIAEEISDVWEELLDTEFGIPLNWACQVSNGTNPAAPIPYFNTSKWYMCELETRNFWLQNPSEISNLYINTWTSTGPRNTSGTGETFYIYRFTPVGVYTINVTRSFNPDTDEVVGPSSSYSRVFTVYSEDHSTYGCNEGDDGGAIRRLSAENTADSTININSISTWPNPVVNQLNVSFQVKEAGNLSIQLIPIINVNHPNITITNSYRPIGNYQETFYTSGLQPGMYLLQITVADQTYHQKIFLKN